Proteins encoded together in one Bacillota bacterium window:
- the ispD gene encoding 2-C-methyl-D-erythritol 4-phosphate cytidylyltransferase yields the protein MNDVCVLITAAGSSTRMQELGDKLALKVAGKTVLAHSVGAFLAAGLHSIFVAVPQGSEEYMQTLLGSHQVTFVAGGRTRQESVCQGLKAIPPSFNYVLIHDGARPFVSQPLIARVVAATKSSGAAVPGISLNDTVYIAEAGQVETTLRRDKLVAVQTPQGFDLQLVKDAHSFAAETGAEATDDSALVMAIGHKVAIVEGERENVKITTVEDYRRSSAALLTTRIGFGMDTHRLVAGRKLVLAGVRIPCAEGLLGHSDADVVAHAVMDALLGAMGLGDIGEHFPDTEERYRGADSLTLLRQVVCLLTERGARPQQVDITLLLESPKIAPFKSAMRANMAEALGIAVDSVNIKATTNEGLGYIGEGQGATCYAVATVSCTT from the coding sequence ATGAACGACGTCTGTGTCTTGATCACCGCCGCCGGTAGTAGTACGCGCATGCAAGAGTTAGGCGATAAATTGGCCCTTAAAGTGGCTGGAAAGACCGTTTTGGCACATAGTGTGGGGGCCTTTTTGGCAGCAGGCCTCCACTCTATTTTTGTTGCCGTGCCGCAGGGTAGCGAAGAATACATGCAAACACTGCTTGGCAGTCACCAAGTCACTTTCGTCGCCGGGGGCCGCACGCGGCAGGAGTCGGTGTGTCAGGGGCTAAAGGCCATTCCCCCAAGCTTTAACTACGTTCTTATTCATGACGGAGCGCGCCCATTTGTTAGTCAGCCCCTCATCGCCCGTGTGGTCGCCGCAACAAAGTCTAGCGGGGCGGCCGTGCCAGGCATCAGCCTGAATGACACTGTTTACATAGCAGAGGCAGGGCAAGTAGAGACTACTCTTAGGCGCGACAAATTAGTGGCCGTGCAAACTCCGCAAGGCTTTGACCTACAGCTAGTAAAAGACGCCCATAGTTTTGCGGCCGAAACGGGGGCAGAGGCTACCGATGACAGTGCCTTGGTCATGGCCATAGGACATAAGGTGGCCATTGTCGAGGGGGAGAGGGAGAACGTGAAAATCACTACGGTGGAGGACTACCGGCGGTCTAGCGCGGCCCTCTTGACGACCCGCATCGGCTTTGGCATGGACACGCATCGCCTCGTCGCCGGTCGCAAGTTGGTGCTAGCTGGGGTGCGCATCCCCTGTGCAGAGGGCCTCCTAGGCCACTCGGACGCTGATGTAGTCGCTCATGCGGTGATGGATGCCTTGCTCGGAGCCATGGGGCTCGGGGATATTGGCGAGCACTTCCCCGATACCGAGGAGCGCTATCGTGGTGCCGACAGCCTTACCTTGCTGCGTCAGGTCGTATGCCTGCTAACCGAGCGCGGTGCGCGACCGCAGCAAGTCGATATCACCCTGCTGCTTGAGAGCCCGAAAATAGCGCCCTTTAAGAGCGCTATGCGCGCCAACATGGCAGAGGCACTAGGTATAGCCGTGGACAGTGTCAACATCAAAGCGACCACGAACGAGGGGCTTGGCTATATTGGTGAGGGGCAGGGAGCCACCTGTTACGCCGTGGCAACGGTCTCTTGCACCACCTAG
- a CDS encoding TRAM domain-containing protein has translation MGMKIARAVLCMLGAILALSLVSSLMSVVESITAQNFSLLLELGMYIVGAFVGGLIFFILSPKLIELSKAVAEYAEGYFHRVPVQDIVIGAVGLVVGLVIANLLTGLLSIVPIVGGYLRGASYLVLGYVGLAVATKKSDEIIGLFSLGKGGQRNMAKGKQSYKVLDTSAIIDGRILDISRTNFLEGVLVVPSFVLEELRHVADSADLLRRNRGRRGLDVLNNIQKESAMRVEIMNRDFEDISEVDSKLVRLAQLLNAKIITNDYNLNKVCEVQGVAVLNINDLANALKPMVMPGEEMSVQIMREGKEFGQGVAYLDDGTMIVVEQGRRHIGDTVAAIVTSVLQTSAGRMIFAKIK, from the coding sequence TTGGGGATGAAAATAGCTCGCGCTGTTCTCTGTATGCTAGGTGCGATTTTAGCCCTTAGCTTGGTGTCGTCGCTGATGTCTGTGGTAGAAAGCATAACGGCACAGAACTTTAGTCTGCTCCTAGAATTAGGAATGTACATTGTCGGGGCTTTTGTTGGTGGACTCATATTTTTTATACTTTCCCCGAAATTGATCGAACTGAGCAAGGCAGTAGCTGAGTATGCCGAGGGCTACTTCCACCGTGTTCCCGTGCAAGACATCGTGATTGGGGCAGTGGGTCTGGTTGTGGGTCTCGTTATCGCTAATCTTCTTACCGGGCTTCTTAGCATTGTGCCGATTGTCGGTGGGTACTTGCGGGGCGCCTCATACCTAGTGCTCGGCTATGTGGGGTTAGCCGTTGCCACCAAGAAAAGTGACGAGATTATCGGGCTTTTCTCTCTTGGCAAGGGTGGGCAGCGCAACATGGCCAAAGGTAAGCAATCATACAAGGTGCTCGATACTAGCGCCATTATAGACGGGCGCATTCTTGACATCAGTCGCACCAATTTCCTAGAGGGCGTACTCGTCGTACCTTCTTTTGTACTTGAGGAACTTAGGCATGTGGCGGATAGTGCCGATCTTTTGCGGCGTAATCGCGGTCGCCGTGGGCTAGATGTGCTTAACAATATTCAAAAAGAGAGTGCCATGCGCGTTGAAATAATGAACCGCGATTTCGAGGACATCTCGGAAGTAGACAGCAAATTAGTTAGATTAGCACAGTTACTTAACGCCAAAATAATTACTAATGATTACAACTTGAATAAAGTCTGCGAAGTTCAGGGCGTAGCAGTGCTCAATATCAATGACTTGGCCAATGCCCTCAAGCCCATGGTGATGCCTGGGGAAGAGATGTCTGTGCAGATTATGCGCGAGGGCAAAGAATTTGGCCAGGGAGTGGCCTATCTTGACGATGGCACCATGATTGTGGTTGAGCAAGGCAGGAGGCATATCGGCGACACAGTGGCCGCGATCGTTACTAGTGTGCTGCAGACATCAGCCGGACGCATGATCTTTGCGAAAATCAAGTAG
- a CDS encoding CarD family transcriptional regulator, producing MFCIGDRVVYPMHGAGIIESLEEREILGKRQQYFVMRIPLGEMKVYIPESNVDNMGLRQIVPRSDVPKVIEALRDAHPEEDGNWNRRYRANLEKLRTGCILATARVVSNLMARERQKGLSTGEKRMLETARQILISELILVENKSEAMVQELITRECS from the coding sequence ATGTTCTGCATAGGCGATCGAGTGGTGTATCCTATGCATGGGGCTGGGATCATTGAGTCTCTTGAAGAGAGAGAGATTCTAGGTAAGCGCCAACAGTATTTTGTGATGCGTATACCGCTAGGGGAGATGAAGGTGTACATCCCCGAGAGCAATGTGGACAACATGGGTTTGCGGCAGATTGTGCCCAGAAGCGATGTGCCCAAAGTCATTGAGGCCTTGCGCGATGCTCATCCTGAGGAGGACGGCAACTGGAATCGGCGTTACCGTGCCAATCTAGAGAAGCTGCGCACGGGCTGTATCTTGGCAACGGCGCGCGTAGTGAGTAACCTAATGGCGCGAGAGCGGCAAAAAGGCCTTTCCACAGGCGAAAAGCGCATGTTAGAGACGGCTCGCCAAATTCTGATCAGTGAGTTGATTTTGGTTGAGAATAAGAGTGAGGCCATGGTGCAAGAATTGATTACAAGAGAATGCTCCTAG
- the dinD gene encoding DNA damage-inducible protein D yields the protein MLSANLEKLHKTFDEVVNIDSENGIEFWYARELQECLGYVRWENFIVAIDRAWDSCKNTGIDPSDHFREVTKMVELGSGAKRGIDDYMLTRYACYLVAQNGDPKKEEIAFAQSYFALQTRKQELIEDRMKLIVRMDARERLKESEKQLSQNIYERGVDDEGFGRIRSKGDCALFGGSNTSEMKGLLGVKDNRPLADFLPTLTIAAKNLATEMTNHNVNEDNLRGEDSITREHVQNNSSVRDMLGKRGIRPEKLPPAEDIKKLERRVKSEEKKLANKAGKLPGST from the coding sequence ATGCTTAGCGCAAATTTGGAGAAGTTGCATAAGACATTCGATGAAGTAGTAAATATAGATTCAGAAAACGGGATTGAGTTCTGGTATGCAAGAGAATTGCAGGAATGTTTGGGATATGTTAGATGGGAGAATTTTATTGTAGCCATAGATAGAGCGTGGGACTCCTGCAAAAATACTGGAATTGACCCTTCAGACCATTTTCGTGAAGTCACGAAAATGGTTGAGCTCGGTAGCGGTGCAAAAAGAGGCATTGATGATTATATGCTTACTCGATATGCTTGTTACTTGGTAGCGCAGAATGGTGATCCGAAAAAAGAAGAGATCGCTTTTGCCCAGAGCTATTTTGCACTACAGACTAGAAAACAAGAACTTATTGAAGATCGCATGAAGCTGATTGTCCGAATGGATGCCAGAGAAAGGTTGAAGGAATCCGAGAAACAATTATCTCAGAATATTTATGAGCGCGGGGTTGATGATGAAGGCTTCGGACGAATTCGCTCAAAAGGAGACTGCGCATTGTTTGGGGGCAGCAACACAAGCGAAATGAAGGGCCTTCTTGGAGTCAAGGATAATAGGCCGCTGGCGGACTTCTTGCCAACCTTGACTATAGCAGCAAAAAATCTTGCAACAGAAATGACCAATCATAATGTCAACGAGGACAATCTGCGGGGAGAAGATAGTATTACTAGAGAGCATGTTCAGAATAATTCCAGCGTCCGTGATATGTTAGGGAAGAGAGGAATAAGACCTGAAAAATTGCCACCTGCCGAAGATATCAAGAAACTTGAACGACGTGTGAAATCTGAAGAAAAGAAGCTGGCCAATAAAGCAGGCAAATTGCCGGGTTCTACGTAG
- a CDS encoding dicarboxylate/amino acid:cation symporter, translating into MKIANRILYGLIAGIIIGLLLHTVSETAFARSLMTYLIAPVGDAFIRAIRMLVVPLVLASLVIGTASLGDLKKVGRIGGKIMSFYLVTTAIAILIGLALTLIFQPGLHADVAKTGEFKAAVAPPIMTTLIEMIPTNPIDSLARGAMLQIIVFAVLLGIGIAAVGDVAKPLLKVFEGLNDVMLWLTTLVMQIAPYGVAALIARTVINVGPAILISLAMFILVIYLGFIIHLVVVYGGIAKFFGGVSLIELIRRVSPAMLLAFTTASSAATLPVTLMCSEKNLGIKKEIGAFTLPLGATVNMDGTALYQGVSVVFLAQLLGIDLTINQMLTVIVSATLASIGTAGVPGAGMIMLAMVLESVGMPVSAIGIIMGVDRIVDMGRTTMNVTGDLACTLAVARSENAVDLPTRLHISTGGKAV; encoded by the coding sequence GTGAAAATTGCTAACCGCATTCTCTATGGTCTCATCGCTGGCATCATCATCGGATTATTGCTGCACACGGTAAGCGAAACTGCCTTCGCTAGGAGCCTCATGACATACCTCATTGCTCCAGTCGGCGACGCGTTTATTCGCGCCATTCGTATGTTGGTTGTGCCATTAGTGCTTGCTAGTTTGGTCATCGGCACTGCCAGCCTCGGCGACCTCAAGAAGGTCGGGCGTATTGGCGGTAAGATCATGTCGTTTTACCTAGTTACCACCGCCATTGCCATCCTCATCGGCCTAGCCCTGACACTCATCTTCCAGCCAGGGCTCCACGCGGATGTGGCGAAGACTGGGGAATTTAAGGCGGCAGTTGCACCACCGATCATGACAACCCTCATCGAGATGATCCCCACCAATCCCATCGATTCATTAGCCCGTGGAGCAATGCTGCAAATCATTGTGTTTGCGGTGCTCCTGGGTATAGGCATCGCCGCAGTCGGCGACGTCGCCAAGCCCCTCCTGAAAGTTTTTGAGGGTCTCAACGATGTGATGCTGTGGCTGACTACTTTAGTAATGCAGATTGCCCCCTACGGCGTCGCAGCCTTAATTGCGCGCACAGTTATTAACGTAGGCCCCGCCATATTGATTAGTCTGGCTATGTTTATCTTAGTCATCTACCTTGGCTTTATTATCCACCTAGTAGTAGTTTACGGCGGCATCGCTAAATTCTTTGGTGGAGTTAGCCTGATCGAGCTGATTAGGCGAGTTTCGCCCGCTATGCTGCTCGCCTTTACCACGGCTTCCTCTGCGGCCACCCTTCCTGTTACTCTAATGTGCTCGGAGAAGAACCTCGGTATCAAGAAAGAAATTGGCGCATTCACCCTTCCACTTGGCGCTACCGTCAACATGGACGGTACCGCTCTCTACCAAGGTGTTTCCGTGGTTTTCCTCGCACAGCTCCTCGGCATTGATCTCACGATCAACCAGATGCTCACCGTTATTGTATCAGCCACACTTGCGTCCATCGGCACTGCGGGCGTACCTGGGGCTGGCATGATTATGTTAGCCATGGTACTCGAATCTGTGGGCATGCCTGTCAGCGCGATTGGCATCATCATGGGCGTGGACCGCATCGTGGATATGGGTCGCACCACCATGAACGTCACAGGCGACCTCGCCTGCACCCTAGCCGTGGCTCGCAGCGAAAATGCTGTCGATCTGCCTACTCGCCTACATATCTCTACGGGCGGCAAAGCAGTATAG
- a CDS encoding flavocytochrome c has translation MGFNADIRVEVVVDRTAIKSIRVVEHRESPLIADVALLRIPAAVVAGQTVAVDAVAGATVTSRGLLTAITDALTKAGGNLALLQTRPAAGPPPQGQLTERRADVVVIGGGGAGLAAAVEAHQNGATVIVLEKMPRIGGNTIISGGAFNAVEERRQKAQGIEDSVERHFTQTYEGGDRRGNPELIRILVENAAGAVKWLEELGMKFQERVFTVPGGMWARAIRPEMPLGTGFIDTLGAYIEREEGIEVLLETTATELILEGGRVVGVKTTTAAGPLTVRANNAVIIATGGFGANVEMRDKVNTVWPTLTSIKTTNHPGATGDGIRMAEVVGARVVGLEQIQLLPLGDPRSGSLAGSIGRSVDTTIYVNKEGQRFVNEGARRDVMTMALMQQRDAILWEVVDRDSYPTGDTRNNFDETIDTLVTQGRAFRADSLEELARLIGVNPANLVQTVAEFNAAVDRKGGDAFGRTLFGDKIDTAPFYAASRAPTVHHTMGGIEINARAEVINQNGQPIAGLFAAGEVTGGIHGSNRLGGNALPDTIVFGRIAGRNAAAARR, from the coding sequence ATGGGTTTTAATGCAGACATCCGAGTCGAAGTCGTGGTCGACAGAACGGCTATTAAGAGTATCCGTGTGGTTGAACACAGAGAAAGCCCTCTTATCGCTGATGTCGCCCTTCTGCGAATCCCCGCGGCCGTAGTCGCTGGGCAGACCGTCGCCGTTGATGCGGTTGCAGGTGCTACGGTAACGAGTAGGGGTCTGCTCACCGCCATTACCGATGCCTTGACGAAGGCAGGGGGTAACCTCGCACTATTACAGACGCGTCCGGCAGCGGGTCCTCCGCCGCAAGGCCAACTTACGGAAAGACGCGCTGACGTGGTGGTTATAGGCGGTGGTGGCGCTGGCTTAGCCGCAGCCGTCGAAGCTCACCAAAATGGAGCGACAGTGATTGTGCTAGAGAAAATGCCTCGTATCGGTGGTAATACCATTATATCTGGCGGTGCTTTTAATGCTGTCGAAGAAAGACGACAGAAGGCCCAAGGAATAGAAGATTCCGTAGAAAGACACTTTACGCAAACATATGAGGGCGGCGATCGGCGCGGCAATCCCGAGTTGATCAGGATTTTGGTTGAAAACGCTGCTGGAGCCGTTAAGTGGCTAGAAGAGCTAGGCATGAAATTCCAGGAAAGGGTCTTCACTGTGCCCGGCGGCATGTGGGCGCGGGCGATCAGGCCGGAAATGCCACTAGGGACTGGCTTCATAGACACCCTAGGCGCTTACATTGAAAGAGAAGAGGGTATTGAAGTCCTGCTAGAAACTACAGCTACTGAGCTAATTCTAGAGGGCGGCAGAGTCGTGGGGGTCAAAACAACTACCGCAGCTGGGCCCTTGACGGTTAGAGCCAACAATGCCGTAATCATTGCTACAGGCGGGTTTGGGGCCAATGTTGAGATGCGCGATAAAGTCAACACCGTTTGGCCGACCCTGACCAGCATTAAGACAACCAATCATCCCGGAGCTACTGGGGATGGTATTCGTATGGCGGAAGTGGTTGGGGCGCGAGTGGTAGGGCTTGAGCAGATTCAACTGCTGCCTCTCGGCGATCCCAGAAGCGGTAGCCTCGCGGGTTCAATTGGGCGAAGTGTTGACACCACGATTTATGTCAACAAAGAAGGGCAGCGCTTTGTCAACGAGGGTGCCCGGCGCGATGTGATGACCATGGCCTTGATGCAGCAGAGGGATGCCATCTTGTGGGAAGTTGTAGATCGTGACAGCTATCCGACCGGGGATACCAGAAATAACTTTGATGAAACCATAGACACGCTTGTGACGCAGGGCAGGGCCTTCAGGGCAGATTCACTGGAGGAACTAGCTAGGTTGATAGGGGTGAACCCCGCTAATCTTGTACAGACAGTCGCGGAGTTCAATGCTGCGGTGGATCGTAAAGGAGGGGACGCTTTCGGCCGAACATTGTTCGGTGACAAGATCGACACCGCCCCGTTTTATGCGGCTTCGCGAGCGCCAACGGTCCACCACACCATGGGCGGTATTGAGATAAACGCCCGCGCGGAGGTTATCAATCAGAATGGCCAGCCAATAGCCGGACTATTCGCCGCGGGGGAAGTTACCGGTGGCATTCACGGGAGCAATCGTCTTGGTGGCAATGCTCTTCCAGACACTATCGTCTTTGGCCGCATCGCGGGCCGGAACGCTGCAGCCGCACGGCGGTAA
- a CDS encoding DUF1573 domain-containing protein — protein sequence MEDFCTAFQQTVSANLVRHRSILDAITKFQESGARVNRAVAKAATACGCIEIGVLKQPMPESMLLSDFKDSASSHICGELCEHCREIIEEELGNNLFYLTAMCELLGLNLHDIVQKENNRVSTLGYFKLG from the coding sequence TTGGAAGATTTCTGCACGGCCTTTCAGCAGACGGTTAGCGCTAACTTAGTACGACATCGCAGCATTCTCGACGCGATAACTAAGTTTCAAGAATCTGGAGCACGGGTTAACCGAGCGGTGGCTAAAGCGGCAACAGCCTGCGGGTGCATCGAAATTGGTGTACTAAAACAACCTATGCCCGAAAGCATGCTTTTGTCGGATTTTAAAGACAGTGCTTCAAGCCACATTTGTGGCGAGCTTTGTGAGCATTGTCGCGAAATCATTGAGGAGGAACTTGGCAACAACCTTTTTTACCTAACCGCGATGTGCGAGCTCTTGGGGCTCAACCTGCATGACATTGTGCAAAAAGAAAATAACCGAGTTTCGACACTCGGCTACTTTAAGCTAGGCTAG
- the pssA gene encoding CDP-diacylglycerol--serine O-phosphatidyltransferase: MPSRVRRYLPSAFTLGNLYLGLLAIVLVISGLHWRNASFVIILGMFLDGLDGRLARLLDVTSSFGRDLDSLADVITFGVAPAVLLIYLQPNDALAHVAAALYVSCGAIRLARFNTQSAPLQGHFTGLPITAAGGISATATLYAGTIPAWLLPAAYLALAALMVSRIPYPDFKKVSLPHSGALLVVAILASVIVLWFARRLIFIPLVLYALFGLGWHGALWRRLPAQWRIRYEKQKALRLKRRQEKKARQKK; this comes from the coding sequence GTGCCTAGTCGGGTGAGACGTTACTTGCCATCAGCCTTCACGCTGGGCAATTTGTACTTGGGTCTCTTAGCCATAGTGCTAGTTATCTCGGGGCTTCACTGGCGCAATGCCTCTTTCGTCATCATTCTCGGCATGTTTCTCGATGGTCTGGACGGGCGCCTAGCTCGCCTGCTAGACGTTACGAGCAGCTTTGGCAGGGATTTAGACTCCTTGGCGGATGTCATCACCTTTGGCGTGGCCCCTGCCGTCCTGCTTATCTACCTGCAGCCAAATGACGCCTTAGCGCATGTCGCTGCTGCGCTCTATGTGTCCTGCGGGGCCATTCGCTTAGCGCGCTTTAACACCCAGTCTGCACCGCTGCAGGGGCATTTTACGGGGTTACCTATAACTGCCGCCGGGGGCATTTCGGCAACGGCGACCCTCTATGCCGGGACCATTCCCGCGTGGCTACTGCCCGCGGCCTACCTGGCTCTCGCGGCGCTAATGGTGAGCCGCATTCCTTACCCAGACTTTAAAAAAGTTTCCCTGCCCCACAGTGGGGCGCTCTTAGTAGTGGCTATCTTAGCGAGCGTCATTGTGCTCTGGTTTGCGCGTCGCCTGATCTTCATCCCCTTAGTGCTCTACGCCTTGTTCGGCTTAGGGTGGCACGGGGCTTTGTGGCGCCGCCTACCTGCTCAGTGGAGAATTCGCTATGAGAAGCAAAAGGCTCTGCGGCTGAAGCGCCGCCAAGAGAAGAAAGCGCGCCAGAAAAAGTAA
- a CDS encoding phosphatidylserine decarboxylase yields the protein MLLLQEGRTYLLILAVLALGAYLIHPLLVLIPLALVIFLAYFFRDPQRTHPLEIENETTFLSPADGRVMVVAEVNEPYLFAAPAKLVTIFLSPLDVHVNRSPIAGEVTKVAHQPGLFRPAYLVDAPAVNERNYVAIKGADTQCLLVQIVGVVARRVVCWVKVGDKIERGAKFGVMKFGSSMQVFMPREANCTVRVGDKVVGGETVIGVIKRA from the coding sequence TTGTTATTGTTACAAGAAGGGCGCACTTACCTCTTAATTTTGGCGGTGCTGGCCCTAGGGGCTTACTTGATACATCCTTTGCTAGTCTTAATCCCGCTGGCCTTGGTAATATTCTTAGCTTATTTTTTTCGCGACCCTCAGCGCACTCATCCCCTAGAAATAGAAAACGAAACTACTTTCCTCTCGCCTGCCGATGGCAGGGTTATGGTGGTGGCAGAAGTAAACGAGCCGTATCTTTTCGCCGCCCCGGCCAAGCTAGTCACTATCTTTCTCAGCCCCCTCGATGTCCACGTTAACCGTTCCCCTATTGCCGGCGAAGTTACCAAGGTGGCTCACCAGCCGGGGCTCTTTCGCCCGGCCTACTTAGTAGATGCGCCGGCAGTGAATGAGCGCAACTATGTGGCTATCAAAGGTGCAGACACACAGTGTCTATTAGTGCAGATTGTAGGTGTGGTGGCGCGGCGGGTGGTATGCTGGGTTAAGGTGGGCGATAAGATAGAACGAGGAGCGAAGTTTGGCGTCATGAAATTTGGCTCGTCCATGCAAGTATTTATGCCCCGCGAGGCGAATTGTACGGTGCGCGTGGGCGACAAAGTGGTGGGTGGAGAAACGGTAATTGGGGTGATTAAACGTGCCTAG
- the disA gene encoding DNA integrity scanning diadenylate cyclase DisA, giving the protein MSDNEKLLSALRILAPGTLLREGLDNVLRAKTGALIVMGDSPQVMSIVDGGFALDCEFSPTSLYELAKMDGAIILNKDAKRILYANAELVPDATIPSSETGIRHRTAERAAKQTGEVVVAISQRRSIITLYRGSIKYILREFHELTAKANQAISTLEKYKTGLDKMLAELSLQEFRNSLTLYDVVTAVHRAEMVLRGASEVRRYLVEMGSEGRLIRMQLIELSHDVEDETNLLIRDYLQAGEPRSLPEIRAQLAALSVDELLNPLHIGRVLGHGGSLNALDQAITPAGYRLLSKIQRLPESIVDNLVAAFGDFQGILSASLEELDEVEGIGEIRARAIKNGLERLKEQVLSYRH; this is encoded by the coding sequence TTGTCTGATAACGAAAAGCTGTTAAGCGCCCTGCGCATCTTAGCTCCGGGCACCCTGCTCAGGGAGGGCCTAGACAATGTTCTGCGGGCCAAAACAGGCGCGCTCATCGTTATGGGTGACTCGCCCCAGGTGATGTCTATCGTCGATGGCGGTTTTGCCCTAGACTGCGAGTTTTCTCCGACTTCGCTCTATGAGTTGGCCAAGATGGATGGTGCTATTATCCTCAACAAGGATGCAAAACGCATTCTCTATGCTAACGCCGAGTTAGTACCCGATGCCACCATTCCCTCGTCTGAGACAGGCATAAGGCACCGCACCGCCGAGCGCGCAGCCAAGCAGACAGGTGAAGTCGTAGTCGCTATCTCGCAGCGCCGGTCAATCATTACCCTTTATAGAGGGTCCATTAAGTACATACTGCGCGAGTTTCACGAACTTACAGCCAAGGCTAACCAGGCCATCAGTACGCTAGAAAAGTACAAAACTGGTCTAGACAAGATGTTAGCGGAGCTGTCACTGCAAGAGTTTCGTAACAGTCTGACGCTGTACGATGTGGTTACAGCTGTGCACCGTGCCGAGATGGTGCTGCGTGGTGCTAGCGAGGTGCGTCGCTACCTTGTCGAAATGGGCTCGGAGGGGCGTCTTATTCGCATGCAGCTCATCGAGTTGTCGCATGACGTGGAGGACGAGACCAATCTTTTGATCCGAGATTACTTGCAGGCGGGCGAACCGCGGAGCCTGCCCGAGATTCGCGCTCAACTGGCCGCCCTCAGCGTAGACGAATTGCTGAACCCGCTACACATTGGCCGCGTGCTAGGGCATGGCGGCAGCTTAAATGCTCTCGACCAAGCGATTACACCTGCAGGCTATCGCTTGCTCAGCAAAATACAGAGGCTGCCCGAAAGCATTGTGGACAATCTAGTTGCGGCTTTTGGCGACTTTCAGGGCATTCTGAGCGCCTCGCTGGAGGAGCTTGACGAGGTAGAGGGCATCGGAGAAATTAGGGCGAGGGCCATTAAAAACGGCCTAGAAAGGCTCAAGGAGCAAGTGCTGAGCTACCGACACTAG